A genome region from Megalobrama amblycephala isolate DHTTF-2021 linkage group LG16, ASM1881202v1, whole genome shotgun sequence includes the following:
- the poldip2 gene encoding polymerase delta-interacting protein 2 isoform X2, which translates to MAACAIRRGLLSTASKYNQHKCTHRILSALDFSSGLETKRPQPKCSACGLSSFQQTRFMSSRPEGKILEPVGVFEALKQHGKYETGQLFLHSVFGYRGIVLFPWHARLYDRDVSPAAADSKPDSVGHGSKEVKGKMHTYYQVLIDTRDCPHISQRSQTEAVTFLANHDDSRALYAIPGLDYVSHEDILPYNSTEQVPIQHELFERFLMFNPSKNPPFTARDTLRAWQEKNHPWLELSDVHRETTENIRVTVIPFYMGMREAQNSHVYWWRYCIRLENLGNEVVQLRERHWRIFSLSGTLETVRGRGVVGKEPVLSREQPAFQYSSHVSLQAPSGHMWGTFCFERTDGSHFDVRIPPFSLESNKYDKAPPTGYPL; encoded by the exons ATGGCAGCGTGTGCAATACGTCGGGGCTTATTGTCCACCGCTAGTAAATATAACCAGCACAAATGCACGCACAGAATACTGAGTGCGTTAGACTTCAGCAGCGGATTAGAAACGAAAAGACCCCAGCCGAAGTGTTCAGCTTGCGGGTTGTCCAGTTTTCAACAGACGAGGTTCATGTCATCACG ACCGGAGGGGAAAATACTTGAACCTGTTGGAGTATTTGAAGCTCTGAAGCAGCATGGCAAATATGAAACAGGCCAG CTTTTCCTGCACAGTGTTTTTGGGTATAGAGGAATTGTGTTATTCCCCTGGCACGCTCGTCTTTACGATCGAGATGTGAGTCCTGCTGCGGCTGACAG CAAGCCAGACTCTGTGGGCCATGGGTCTAAGGAGGTGAAGGGCAAAATGCATACGTACTACCAGGTCCTCATAGACACCAGAGACTGTCCTCACATA TCTCAGCGTTCTCAAACTGAAGCAGTCACGTTCCTGGCAAATCATGATGATAGTAGAGCCCTGTATGCAATTCcag GTCTGGATTATGTGAGTCATGAAGACATCCTGCCTTACAACTCCACTGAGCAAGTCCCCATCCAGCATGAGCTGTTTGAACGCTTCCTCATGTTTAACCCCTCCAAAA ATCCTCCATTCACTGCAAGAGATACCCTACGGGCCTGGCAGGAGAAGAACCATCCCTGGCTAGAGCTCTCAGATGTGCACCGGGAAACCACAGAGAACATCCGTGTCACTGTTATCCCCTTCTACATGGGCATGAGA GAAGCTCAAAACTCCCACGTGTATTGG TGGCGGTATTGTATCCGTCTGGAGAACCTGGGCAATGAGGTGGTTCAACTTAGGGAAAGACACTGGAGGATCTTCAGTCTCTCAGGGACTCTGGAAACAGTCCGTGGAAGAGGAGTGGTTGGCAAG GAGCCTGTTTTGTCAAGAGAACAGCCAGCGTTTCAGTACAGCAGTCATGTTTCACTTCAAGCACCCAGTGGACATATGTG GGGGACATTCTGTTTTGAAAGGACAGATGGCTCACACTTTGACGTGCGCATTCCACCTTTTTCACTAGAAAGCAATAAATATGACAAAGCTCCCCCTACTGGCTATCCCTTGTAA
- the poldip2 gene encoding polymerase delta-interacting protein 2 isoform X1, with protein sequence MAACAIRRGLLSTASKYNQHKCTHRILSALDFSSGLETKRPQPKCSACGLSSFQQTRFMSSRNRPEGKILEPVGVFEALKQHGKYETGQLFLHSVFGYRGIVLFPWHARLYDRDVSPAAADSKPDSVGHGSKEVKGKMHTYYQVLIDTRDCPHISQRSQTEAVTFLANHDDSRALYAIPGLDYVSHEDILPYNSTEQVPIQHELFERFLMFNPSKNPPFTARDTLRAWQEKNHPWLELSDVHRETTENIRVTVIPFYMGMREAQNSHVYWWRYCIRLENLGNEVVQLRERHWRIFSLSGTLETVRGRGVVGKEPVLSREQPAFQYSSHVSLQAPSGHMWGTFCFERTDGSHFDVRIPPFSLESNKYDKAPPTGYPL encoded by the exons ATGGCAGCGTGTGCAATACGTCGGGGCTTATTGTCCACCGCTAGTAAATATAACCAGCACAAATGCACGCACAGAATACTGAGTGCGTTAGACTTCAGCAGCGGATTAGAAACGAAAAGACCCCAGCCGAAGTGTTCAGCTTGCGGGTTGTCCAGTTTTCAACAGACGAGGTTCATGTCATCACG AAACAGACCGGAGGGGAAAATACTTGAACCTGTTGGAGTATTTGAAGCTCTGAAGCAGCATGGCAAATATGAAACAGGCCAG CTTTTCCTGCACAGTGTTTTTGGGTATAGAGGAATTGTGTTATTCCCCTGGCACGCTCGTCTTTACGATCGAGATGTGAGTCCTGCTGCGGCTGACAG CAAGCCAGACTCTGTGGGCCATGGGTCTAAGGAGGTGAAGGGCAAAATGCATACGTACTACCAGGTCCTCATAGACACCAGAGACTGTCCTCACATA TCTCAGCGTTCTCAAACTGAAGCAGTCACGTTCCTGGCAAATCATGATGATAGTAGAGCCCTGTATGCAATTCcag GTCTGGATTATGTGAGTCATGAAGACATCCTGCCTTACAACTCCACTGAGCAAGTCCCCATCCAGCATGAGCTGTTTGAACGCTTCCTCATGTTTAACCCCTCCAAAA ATCCTCCATTCACTGCAAGAGATACCCTACGGGCCTGGCAGGAGAAGAACCATCCCTGGCTAGAGCTCTCAGATGTGCACCGGGAAACCACAGAGAACATCCGTGTCACTGTTATCCCCTTCTACATGGGCATGAGA GAAGCTCAAAACTCCCACGTGTATTGG TGGCGGTATTGTATCCGTCTGGAGAACCTGGGCAATGAGGTGGTTCAACTTAGGGAAAGACACTGGAGGATCTTCAGTCTCTCAGGGACTCTGGAAACAGTCCGTGGAAGAGGAGTGGTTGGCAAG GAGCCTGTTTTGTCAAGAGAACAGCCAGCGTTTCAGTACAGCAGTCATGTTTCACTTCAAGCACCCAGTGGACATATGTG GGGGACATTCTGTTTTGAAAGGACAGATGGCTCACACTTTGACGTGCGCATTCCACCTTTTTCACTAGAAAGCAATAAATATGACAAAGCTCCCCCTACTGGCTATCCCTTGTAA